In Nicotiana tabacum cultivar K326 chromosome 19, ASM71507v2, whole genome shotgun sequence, one DNA window encodes the following:
- the LOC142173836 gene encoding uncharacterized protein LOC142173836 isoform X2, with translation MNAVGPACLFNEAQHALNQALVLHHKAFLRIREEHNAEVRSLTEKSDSYKLLSEKLRADLTSAREEHEEMAEQVWQRVEQIGRLNSQVDALLVEAKEFKKCMDILASKKEAVQAQLELSNTQLRSVKENSLGLIVKIKELQHRLDLATSDKADLAKELEVARSEVIGANKRVDAKVVQFKIDVEVN, from the exons atgaatgcaGTGGGGCCCGCCTGTCTcttcaacgaggcccaacatgctttgaatcaG GCTTTGGTGTTGCATCACAAGGCCTTTCTTCGAATCCGGGAGGAGCATAATGCCGAGGTTCGGAGcctcactgagaagagtgactCGTACAAGCTCCTTAGTGAAAAGCTTCGAGCAGATTTGACATCGGCTCGGGAAGAGCACGAGgagatggctgagcag GTTTGGCAGAGGGTCGAGCAGATTGGACGGCTTAACTCACAAGTAGATGCGCTACTGGTCGAGGCAAAAGAATTTAAAAAGTGTATGGATATCCTTGCCTCGAAAAAGGAAGCCGTTCAAGCTCAGTTGGAGCTGTCTAATACCCAACTTCGGTCTGTGAAAGAAAATTCTTTAGGGCTGATCGTAAAGATAAAAGAGCTTCAGCATCGGTTGGATTTGGCCACTTCAGATAAAGCAGATTTGGCCAAAGAACTTGAAGTGGCCAGATCTGAGGTGATTGGGGCCAATAAAAGAGTCGATGCCAAAGTGGTCCAGTTCAAGATCGATGTTGAGGTTAACTAA
- the LOC142173836 gene encoding uncharacterized protein LOC142173836 isoform X1: protein MNAVGPACLFNEAQHALNQALVLHHKAFLRIREEHNAEVRSLTEKSDSYKLLSEKLRADLTSAREEHEEMAEQVFRMFHDSEDEKEITTNDSILQVWQRVEQIGRLNSQVDALLVEAKEFKKCMDILASKKEAVQAQLELSNTQLRSVKENSLGLIVKIKELQHRLDLATSDKADLAKELEVARSEVIGANKRVDAKVVQFKIDVEVN from the exons atgaatgcaGTGGGGCCCGCCTGTCTcttcaacgaggcccaacatgctttgaatcaG GCTTTGGTGTTGCATCACAAGGCCTTTCTTCGAATCCGGGAGGAGCATAATGCCGAGGTTCGGAGcctcactgagaagagtgactCGTACAAGCTCCTTAGTGAAAAGCTTCGAGCAGATTTGACATCGGCTCGGGAAGAGCACGAGgagatggctgagcaggtatTTCGAATGTTCCATGACAGTGAAGATGAAAAAGAGATAACCACTAACGATTCGATTCTGCAGGTTTGGCAGAGGGTCGAGCAGATTGGACGGCTTAACTCACAAGTAGATGCGCTACTGGTCGAGGCAAAAGAATTTAAAAAGTGTATGGATATCCTTGCCTCGAAAAAGGAAGCCGTTCAAGCTCAGTTGGAGCTGTCTAATACCCAACTTCGGTCTGTGAAAGAAAATTCTTTAGGGCTGATCGTAAAGATAAAAGAGCTTCAGCATCGGTTGGATTTGGCCACTTCAGATAAAGCAGATTTGGCCAAAGAACTTGAAGTGGCCAGATCTGAGGTGATTGGGGCCAATAAAAGAGTCGATGCCAAAGTGGTCCAGTTCAAGATCGATGTTGAGGTTAACTAA